Proteins from a single region of Luteolibacter arcticus:
- a CDS encoding sugar phosphate isomerase/epimerase family protein — protein sequence MSRPVTLFTGQWADIPAEELFPKVKAMGFDGVELACWGDHFDVQKALNEPGYIEARWELLKKHGLACYAISAHLVGQAICDLIDERHKSILPEHVWGDGDAEGVRQRAAQEMIDTAKAARKFFDAGKSYMATKPAGSGKTVVNGFTGSSIWGALYAFPPTSQEYLQKGFDDFGTRFKPILDAFEKEDVYFALEVHPTEIAFDIVSAQRAIDAVGGHKRFGFNYDPSHLGYQGVDYVKFIYQFGERIHHAHMKDVWWGHGTGEVGVFGGHTDFCDARRYWDFRSVGRGDINFEEVIVALNDTGYSGPLSIEWEDGRMDRFHGATESCAFVKGLDFPRNTVAFDAAFDKSNQ from the coding sequence ATGTCCAGACCCGTTACCCTTTTCACCGGCCAGTGGGCCGACATCCCCGCGGAAGAACTTTTCCCCAAGGTCAAGGCCATGGGCTTCGACGGCGTCGAGCTGGCCTGTTGGGGCGACCACTTCGACGTCCAGAAGGCGCTGAATGAGCCCGGCTACATCGAAGCCCGCTGGGAGCTGCTGAAAAAGCATGGCCTCGCCTGCTACGCGATCTCCGCCCACCTCGTCGGCCAGGCGATCTGCGACCTCATCGACGAGCGCCACAAGTCGATCCTGCCCGAGCACGTCTGGGGCGATGGCGATGCGGAGGGCGTCCGCCAGCGCGCCGCACAGGAGATGATCGACACCGCCAAGGCCGCCCGGAAGTTCTTCGATGCCGGCAAGTCCTACATGGCGACCAAGCCGGCCGGCTCCGGCAAGACGGTCGTGAACGGCTTCACCGGGTCCTCGATCTGGGGTGCACTGTATGCCTTCCCCCCGACCAGCCAGGAGTATCTGCAAAAGGGCTTCGATGACTTCGGCACCCGCTTCAAGCCGATCCTCGATGCCTTCGAGAAGGAGGACGTCTATTTCGCCCTTGAAGTCCACCCGACCGAGATCGCCTTCGACATCGTTTCCGCCCAGCGCGCCATCGATGCGGTCGGCGGCCACAAGCGTTTCGGCTTCAACTACGACCCGAGCCACCTCGGCTACCAAGGCGTCGACTACGTGAAGTTCATCTATCAGTTCGGCGAGCGCATCCACCACGCCCACATGAAGGACGTCTGGTGGGGCCACGGCACCGGCGAGGTCGGCGTCTTCGGCGGCCATACCGATTTCTGCGACGCGCGCCGCTACTGGGATTTCCGCAGCGTCGGCCGCGGCGACATCAACTTCGAGGAAGTCATCGTCGCGCTCAATGACACGGGCTACAGCGGTCCGCTTTCGATCGAGTGGGAAGACGGCCGCATGGACCGCTTCCACGGTGCCACCGAGAGCTGTGCCTTTGTGAAGGGCCTCGACTTCCCGCGCAATACCGTCGCCTTCGACGCCGCGTTCGACAAATCCAACCAATAA
- a CDS encoding bifunctional 3,4-dihydroxy-2-butanone-4-phosphate synthase/GTP cyclohydrolase II, producing the protein MATPLTFSPVEEIIAEIAAGRIVIVADDPDRENEADLIAAASLCTQETISFMAVHGRGLICAPITQERAEELELQQMTRRNREVLRTAFTVSVDAAKGVSTGISAADRARTVQLLADATAKADDFVQPGHIFPIQARAGGVLRRAGHTEASVDLARLAGLPAAGVICEIMHVDGTMARVGDLGEYQHAHGLKACTIAQIIQWRRRSEKLVVREETIKLPTDHGEFDCHLYRVETDGSHHLALSRGKIDPETPTLVRVHSECLTGDVFLSQRCDCGGQLDAAMEHIANDGGILLYLRQEGRGIGLAAKIHAYKLQEQGFDTIEANEKLGFPSDLRDYGMGAQILCDLGVRKIRLLTNNPKKVVGLEGYGLEIVEQLPIRLPENVHNARYLATKRERMGHHL; encoded by the coding sequence ATGGCCACCCCGCTCACATTCAGCCCCGTCGAGGAAATCATCGCCGAGATCGCTGCCGGCCGCATCGTCATCGTGGCCGATGACCCGGACCGGGAGAACGAGGCCGACCTGATCGCCGCGGCCTCGCTGTGCACCCAAGAAACGATTTCTTTCATGGCCGTCCATGGCCGCGGCCTGATCTGCGCCCCGATCACCCAGGAGCGCGCCGAGGAGCTGGAACTCCAGCAAATGACCCGCCGCAACCGCGAGGTGCTCCGGACCGCGTTCACGGTTTCGGTCGATGCCGCCAAGGGCGTGAGCACCGGGATTTCCGCCGCCGACCGCGCCCGCACCGTCCAGTTGCTGGCCGACGCCACCGCCAAGGCGGACGATTTCGTCCAGCCAGGCCACATTTTCCCGATCCAGGCCCGCGCCGGTGGCGTGCTGCGCCGGGCTGGCCATACCGAGGCGTCCGTGGATCTCGCCCGCCTCGCCGGCCTGCCAGCCGCCGGGGTGATCTGCGAGATCATGCACGTGGACGGCACCATGGCCCGGGTCGGTGACCTCGGCGAATACCAGCACGCCCACGGGCTGAAGGCCTGCACCATCGCCCAGATCATCCAGTGGCGGCGGCGCTCGGAGAAGCTGGTCGTGCGCGAGGAGACCATCAAATTGCCGACCGACCACGGCGAGTTCGATTGCCATCTCTACCGGGTGGAAACCGACGGCTCGCATCACCTCGCCCTCAGCCGCGGAAAGATCGATCCCGAGACGCCGACCCTCGTGCGAGTCCACTCGGAATGCCTCACCGGGGATGTTTTCCTTTCCCAACGCTGCGACTGCGGCGGCCAGCTCGATGCGGCCATGGAGCACATCGCGAATGATGGCGGCATCCTCCTTTACCTCCGGCAGGAAGGCCGCGGCATCGGCCTCGCGGCGAAGATCCACGCCTACAAGCTGCAGGAGCAGGGCTTCGACACCATTGAGGCGAACGAGAAACTCGGCTTCCCCTCCGACCTGCGGGACTACGGCATGGGCGCGCAGATCCTCTGCGACCTCGGAGTTCGGAAGATCCGCCTGCTGACGAACAACCCGAAGAAAGTCGTCGGCCTGGAAGGCTACGGGCTGGAGATCGTCGAACAGCTTCCGATCCGCCTGCCGGAGAATGTCCACAACGCCCGCTACCTCGCCACCAAGCGCGAACGCATGGGCCATCACCTCTAA
- a CDS encoding Gfo/Idh/MocA family protein: MSTKVGVIGAGGMLRYHAEGFRKAGATVTAVADPAPGAAERAAKQWNVEGAYESVEDMLAKADIDAVSIIVPNKFHKPLAIQCLNAGKHVFSEKPPALTAAEVQEMIDAANAAGKKLMFNFNNRARPESIAMKKYAADGTVGKINSAQAKWIRRTGIPGFGGWFTTKALSGGGPVIDLLHMIDLALYFMDYPEPSHVLAQTFNDHITDKGFKGPWGIPDKADGINDVEAAAHGFVTFKTGQVLTLQVSWAEMIKREEVSVVFQGTKAGGKVERLFGRDGLDETAIDTCELYVQENGCSVNRSIVTEACEDMGRSASAANFIHAIEGTAEAFNTPDQALKLMKIIDAIYASAASGAPVAV; the protein is encoded by the coding sequence ATGTCCACCAAAGTAGGAGTCATCGGAGCCGGCGGCATGCTGCGCTATCACGCGGAAGGTTTCCGCAAGGCCGGAGCCACCGTCACCGCCGTCGCCGACCCGGCACCGGGTGCGGCCGAGCGCGCGGCCAAGCAGTGGAATGTGGAAGGCGCCTATGAGAGCGTCGAAGACATGCTGGCGAAGGCCGATATCGATGCCGTGTCGATCATCGTTCCTAACAAATTCCACAAGCCGCTGGCGATCCAGTGCCTCAATGCGGGCAAGCACGTCTTCTCCGAGAAGCCCCCGGCGCTCACTGCCGCGGAGGTCCAGGAGATGATCGATGCCGCGAATGCCGCGGGCAAGAAGCTGATGTTCAACTTCAACAACCGCGCCCGGCCCGAGTCGATCGCGATGAAGAAGTATGCGGCCGATGGCACAGTGGGCAAAATCAACTCCGCGCAGGCGAAGTGGATCCGCCGCACCGGCATCCCGGGCTTTGGTGGCTGGTTCACCACCAAGGCGCTTTCCGGCGGCGGGCCGGTGATCGACCTGCTGCACATGATCGACCTCGCGCTCTACTTCATGGATTACCCGGAGCCGTCGCACGTGCTCGCGCAGACCTTCAACGACCATATCACCGACAAAGGTTTCAAGGGCCCGTGGGGTATTCCGGACAAGGCGGACGGCATCAATGACGTCGAGGCGGCAGCCCACGGCTTCGTGACCTTCAAGACCGGCCAGGTCCTGACGCTCCAGGTCTCCTGGGCGGAGATGATCAAGCGCGAGGAAGTCTCCGTGGTCTTCCAAGGCACCAAGGCTGGCGGCAAGGTCGAGCGCTTGTTCGGGCGCGACGGTCTGGACGAGACCGCCATCGATACCTGCGAACTCTACGTTCAGGAGAACGGCTGCTCGGTGAACCGCAGCATCGTCACCGAAGCTTGCGAGGACATGGGCCGCAGCGCCTCCGCCGCGAACTTCATCCACGCCATCGAGGGCACCGCCGAGGCATTCAACACGCCAGACCAAGCGCTCAAGCTGATGAAGATCATCGACGCGATCTACGCTTCGGCTGCCTCCGGCGCGCCGGTGGCGGTGTGA
- a CDS encoding Ig-like domain-containing protein gives MTTSRIVALLGACALVHSAQAALLAGWETTGQSDWGDQEMEHTQKHPNVTVGGLTRGEGVTIEGNPTDDGWGGEGWHAGSYEQGIDDDRFITFTLAPKAGAALSVHTFTLHYRRSTNGPQVAALQFQIGNGAFVDVEEMGLDAPPNTPGIANDIDLSSIQELQNLTGNTITFRLIPYAAGNAGGDFYVWGESPGLDLTVQGTVSGSSGGDTTPPSLIGLTPTDNATNLLVPTTLTAVFNEGIARGSGTILVKETATDAIVNALDATDPAQVVVGVNQIDLVMANPLAPGTAYHVEIPAGAVVDLAGTPNAFAGFTDSETWNFTTAEVIDPPVVVVNKYFNGSPERIELLVTGNGTPGSTVDMRGMILKDFSANIDADLGGKLIFTTSDLWSAVPVGTLITLTNWAGSPDLSATDFTLSVGLMDSACFTPVPDSPEIDLTATDMVMIKAAGSDPAGTDGGIHALAAGLPPAQSLFASFTGAKMITAATTGTNLGVKANNATATLADYMSGSDASAGLVLTLDDFGAPNSGPNAAFIAALRGRTAGQGDGIATVTNATLDSALLGSPIFDAGQTGNSLKVSLLAQAGTTPLSQVNITIPAALGTPSGAVLTGPASVGAAVSVNGQTIQVTSAAVTTGNALEVTISGISTPETPQVSNQGIYPLAISTTGVGGSLTPLSTPAAARVATPINSLRDTDANGFAFDSGLLVAVSGTVTEEDFGGGAANFSGFLQDTTGGICISSPGLNLGLLRGYRFTVLGTVTQTNGQTAIVPVSSAHIVNRGPVPEILGTTTTLPALFANHEAREGSLLTIRNVVLDSGTWGPGATVVLRDPSGNTFEVRVQPGSTLASPPSFPIIITGILGQSDATAPFTGSYYLMPRDIGDAVHLPDIQAWMYDNNVTSSSADDDHDGHDNAFEYAFGLDPHSATSLNPIPIPLKRATGKFTYTRRVPGLTGLEYRVFVSTNLSTWNEDTEAASNITNTSGSVETVEVTLSPPDPMNGSKRFVKVQAD, from the coding sequence ATGACTACGTCCCGAATCGTCGCCCTCCTCGGCGCCTGCGCCCTCGTCCACTCTGCCCAAGCCGCACTGCTCGCCGGCTGGGAAACCACCGGCCAATCCGATTGGGGTGACCAGGAAATGGAGCACACTCAGAAGCACCCCAATGTCACGGTCGGCGGCCTGACCCGCGGCGAGGGGGTTACCATCGAAGGCAATCCCACCGACGACGGCTGGGGCGGCGAGGGTTGGCACGCGGGATCATACGAGCAAGGGATCGACGACGATCGTTTCATCACCTTCACCCTCGCTCCGAAGGCAGGGGCCGCGCTTTCGGTCCACACCTTCACGCTTCACTACCGGCGCTCCACCAATGGCCCGCAAGTGGCCGCCCTCCAGTTCCAAATCGGCAACGGGGCTTTCGTTGACGTCGAAGAGATGGGGCTCGACGCCCCTCCCAACACCCCCGGAATCGCCAACGACATCGACCTCTCCTCAATCCAGGAACTCCAGAATCTAACCGGCAATACGATCACCTTCCGCCTGATCCCCTACGCCGCGGGCAACGCCGGGGGCGATTTCTATGTCTGGGGAGAATCCCCCGGCCTGGATTTGACCGTGCAAGGAACGGTCAGCGGATCCAGCGGCGGTGATACCACCCCGCCGTCTCTCATCGGCCTCACGCCGACCGACAATGCCACCAACCTGCTGGTGCCCACGACGCTCACGGCAGTATTCAACGAGGGCATTGCCCGAGGCAGCGGCACCATTCTGGTCAAGGAAACCGCGACCGATGCGATCGTGAATGCCCTCGACGCCACTGATCCCGCCCAAGTCGTGGTGGGGGTCAACCAGATCGATCTGGTGATGGCCAATCCGCTGGCCCCCGGCACCGCCTATCACGTGGAAATCCCAGCCGGAGCGGTGGTCGATCTCGCCGGTACTCCGAATGCGTTTGCCGGCTTCACCGACAGCGAAACGTGGAACTTCACCACCGCCGAAGTCATCGACCCGCCGGTCGTGGTGGTGAACAAGTACTTCAATGGCTCGCCCGAGCGGATCGAACTGCTCGTCACCGGCAACGGAACGCCGGGCTCCACCGTGGACATGCGCGGGATGATCCTGAAGGACTTCAGCGCGAATATCGACGCTGACCTCGGAGGCAAGCTGATCTTCACCACCTCCGACCTTTGGTCAGCCGTGCCGGTCGGCACCCTGATCACGCTCACCAACTGGGCCGGCAGTCCGGACCTCAGCGCCACGGACTTCACGCTCTCGGTGGGCCTGATGGACTCCGCCTGTTTCACCCCGGTCCCTGACTCGCCGGAAATAGATCTCACCGCCACCGACATGGTGATGATCAAGGCAGCCGGCAGCGATCCCGCGGGGACCGACGGTGGCATCCATGCCTTGGCCGCCGGACTTCCTCCGGCACAGTCCCTCTTCGCGTCCTTCACCGGTGCCAAAATGATCACCGCCGCCACCACCGGCACCAATCTCGGGGTGAAGGCCAACAACGCCACCGCCACACTCGCCGACTACATGTCCGGCTCTGATGCCAGCGCCGGGCTGGTATTGACGCTCGATGACTTCGGCGCTCCCAATAGCGGTCCCAATGCCGCCTTCATTGCGGCCCTGCGCGGTCGAACCGCCGGCCAGGGCGATGGCATCGCGACGGTCACCAACGCCACCCTCGACAGTGCGCTGCTGGGTTCCCCGATCTTCGATGCCGGCCAGACCGGAAACTCGCTCAAGGTCTCGCTGCTTGCCCAAGCGGGCACCACCCCGCTTTCGCAGGTCAACATCACGATCCCCGCGGCCCTCGGCACGCCATCCGGAGCCGTCCTTACCGGTCCGGCATCTGTAGGTGCCGCGGTGTCCGTAAACGGCCAAACGATTCAGGTGACATCGGCGGCGGTGACTACCGGCAACGCACTGGAAGTGACCATCAGCGGAATTTCCACCCCGGAAACTCCACAGGTATCCAACCAGGGAATCTATCCGCTCGCGATTTCAACGACGGGTGTGGGCGGCTCCTTGACGCCCCTCTCCACCCCGGCCGCCGCACGAGTGGCAACTCCGATCAACAGCTTGCGCGACACGGATGCCAACGGCTTCGCGTTCGACTCCGGACTGCTGGTTGCGGTGTCCGGCACGGTGACCGAAGAGGACTTCGGCGGCGGCGCGGCCAACTTCAGCGGCTTCCTTCAGGACACCACCGGCGGGATCTGCATCTCCTCACCGGGCCTGAATCTAGGGCTGCTCCGCGGTTACCGGTTCACCGTCCTCGGCACCGTCACCCAGACCAATGGACAAACCGCCATCGTCCCGGTCTCGTCGGCGCATATCGTCAACCGCGGTCCGGTCCCGGAGATCCTCGGTACCACGACCACCCTGCCTGCCCTCTTCGCCAATCACGAAGCCCGCGAGGGATCCTTGCTGACCATTCGGAACGTCGTGCTCGACTCGGGAACCTGGGGACCTGGAGCCACAGTCGTGCTTCGCGATCCCTCGGGAAATACCTTCGAAGTCCGAGTCCAGCCCGGTTCGACCCTCGCATCCCCCCCCTCCTTCCCCATCATCATCACCGGCATTCTCGGCCAATCCGACGCCACAGCTCCCTTCACGGGCAGCTACTATCTCATGCCGCGTGACATCGGCGATGCGGTGCATCTCCCCGACATCCAAGCGTGGATGTACGATAACAATGTGACGAGCAGCAGCGCGGACGACGATCACGATGGCCACGACAATGCCTTCGAGTATGCCTTCGGCCTTGATCCCCATTCAGCGACCTCGCTGAATCCGATCCCCATTCCGCTGAAAAGAGCCACGGGCAAGTTCACCTACACCCGCCGAGTCCCCGGGCTGACCGGGCTCGAGTATCGCGTCTTTGTGTCGACAAATCTGAGCACCTGGAACGAAGACACCGAAGCTGCTTCAAACATCACAAACACGTCGGGATCGGTTGAAACGGTGGAAGTTACCTTGAGCCCGCCGGATCCGATGAATGGCTCGAAACGGTTCGTGAAGGTCCAAGCGGACTAG
- a CDS encoding DUF4177 domain-containing protein produces the protein MKEYKTSQWPIKNGQVDSNKLDQYLNDMQKAGWELFSTCVIPVWQGAGHVVLCVFVKETIETLT, from the coding sequence ATGAAAGAATATAAGACCTCCCAGTGGCCGATCAAAAACGGGCAGGTCGACTCGAACAAACTCGACCAATACCTGAACGACATGCAGAAGGCGGGCTGGGAACTCTTTTCCACCTGCGTCATCCCTGTATGGCAAGGGGCCGGCCACGTCGTCCTGTGTGTCTTCGTGAAGGAAACGATTGAGACTCTAACCTGA
- a CDS encoding ThuA domain-containing protein, which translates to MKATLLLPLAGAAAAFFLVAAGPDNEQAPPGAAEAIAKALPEKAFAKPFKARKVLVFAKTAGFRHASIPTGKLALTELGKKTGAFQTVVSDDLANFEPKTIDQFDAIVFLSTTMDPFMPPQDVLKGMSADARKDAEAKVEVLKKSLMDFVRGGKGFVGIHAATDTFYNWSEYGEMVGGYFDGHPWGAGHEVSIKVEPGQEKHPLVAMFEGKNQEFKEEIYQFKAPYDSKKYHMLLRLDTEKTDMKVGGIKRTDGDFGVAWAHSWGKGRVFYCSIGHNHEMYWNPTILSHYLAGIQWAIGDFKVKVDK; encoded by the coding sequence ATGAAAGCAACTCTCCTCCTTCCACTCGCCGGCGCTGCCGCGGCGTTCTTCCTCGTCGCCGCCGGGCCGGACAATGAGCAAGCCCCTCCCGGAGCGGCCGAGGCCATCGCCAAGGCGCTTCCCGAGAAAGCTTTCGCCAAGCCGTTCAAGGCGCGCAAGGTGCTCGTCTTCGCCAAGACCGCGGGTTTCCGCCACGCCTCGATTCCAACCGGCAAGCTCGCGCTTACCGAGCTCGGCAAGAAAACCGGCGCCTTCCAAACCGTGGTCAGCGATGACCTGGCGAACTTCGAGCCGAAGACGATCGATCAATTCGATGCCATCGTTTTCCTCAGCACCACGATGGATCCCTTCATGCCTCCACAGGATGTGCTGAAGGGTATGAGCGCTGATGCTCGCAAGGATGCCGAGGCCAAGGTCGAGGTTCTCAAGAAGAGCCTCATGGACTTCGTGAGAGGCGGCAAAGGCTTCGTCGGCATTCACGCCGCGACCGACACCTTCTACAACTGGTCCGAGTACGGCGAGATGGTCGGCGGCTACTTCGATGGCCATCCATGGGGTGCGGGCCACGAGGTCTCGATCAAGGTCGAGCCGGGTCAGGAGAAGCATCCGCTGGTCGCGATGTTTGAAGGCAAGAACCAGGAATTCAAAGAAGAGATCTATCAGTTCAAGGCTCCTTACGACTCGAAGAAGTACCACATGCTGCTGCGTCTCGACACCGAGAAGACCGACATGAAAGTCGGCGGCATCAAGCGCACCGATGGTGACTTCGGCGTCGCGTGGGCGCACTCATGGGGCAAGGGCCGGGTCTTCTATTGCTCGATCGGCCACAACCACGAGATGTACTGGAACCCTACCATCCTGAGCCACTACCTCGCCGGCATCCAGTGGGCCATCGGCGACTTCAAGGTGAAGGTCGACAAGTGA
- the rhaM gene encoding L-rhamnose mutarotase yields the protein MIRKAFVMSVNPGAEEEYERRHQPIWDELTAVLKAHGVHNYSIFLHPETRQLFGYAEIESEECWEAIAETEVCQRWWKHMADVMPANPDSSPVSAPLREVFHLD from the coding sequence ATGATCCGCAAGGCCTTCGTGATGTCGGTGAATCCCGGCGCGGAAGAGGAATACGAGCGGCGTCACCAGCCGATCTGGGACGAACTCACGGCAGTGTTGAAAGCACATGGCGTGCACAACTACTCGATCTTCCTGCATCCCGAGACGCGGCAGCTTTTCGGCTATGCCGAAATCGAGAGCGAGGAGTGCTGGGAAGCAATCGCGGAGACGGAGGTGTGCCAGCGTTGGTGGAAGCACATGGCCGATGTGATGCCAGCGAATCCGGACTCGTCACCCGTATCCGCGCCGTTGCGCGAGGTATTCCATCTCGATTGA
- a CDS encoding Gfo/Idh/MocA family protein: protein MNRKLRMGMVGGGRGAFIGGVHRMAANLDGKIELVAGCFSSDPEKSRLSGEDFYLDPSRVYTSYEEMAQKEAALPADQRIDFVSIVVRNNLHVPVATAFLNAGINVICDKPLAFSLAEAKGFVDVVKKSGKVFALTHNYTGYPMVKEARAIVKSGKLGKLLKIVAEYPQGYAASAFKDAADGAISNWRMDPNTSGVSNCIGDIGTHAENLARYITGLEIVELAAELTTFIPGRHLDDDGNILVRYENGVKGIIYASQVSSGDENNLNIRVYGTEGSIEWHQEHPNELVVKWLDKPRETWRRGNTYNGPEAGGVTRLPFGHPEAFIEAFANVYLAASEAIRDEIQGKFPRPEGYDFPTVDDGVAGMAFIEAAVASSKNNAAWTKPGA, encoded by the coding sequence ATGAATCGCAAACTCCGCATGGGCATGGTCGGCGGCGGCCGTGGCGCCTTCATCGGCGGCGTCCACCGCATGGCTGCCAATCTCGACGGCAAGATCGAACTCGTCGCCGGGTGCTTCTCCTCCGATCCGGAGAAGAGCCGACTTTCCGGCGAGGATTTCTACCTCGATCCGTCCCGCGTTTACACCTCCTACGAGGAGATGGCGCAGAAGGAAGCCGCCTTGCCCGCTGACCAGCGCATCGACTTCGTCTCAATCGTGGTCCGCAACAATCTCCACGTACCGGTGGCCACCGCGTTCCTCAACGCCGGCATCAACGTGATCTGCGACAAGCCGCTGGCGTTCTCGCTCGCGGAGGCGAAAGGGTTCGTCGACGTGGTGAAGAAGTCCGGAAAGGTCTTCGCGCTGACCCACAACTACACCGGCTACCCAATGGTCAAGGAAGCCCGCGCGATCGTGAAATCCGGCAAGCTCGGGAAGCTGCTCAAGATCGTAGCGGAGTATCCGCAAGGCTACGCTGCCAGCGCCTTCAAGGACGCGGCCGACGGCGCGATCTCGAACTGGCGAATGGACCCGAATACCTCGGGCGTTTCGAACTGCATCGGCGACATCGGCACGCACGCCGAGAACCTCGCTCGCTACATCACCGGGCTGGAGATCGTGGAACTCGCCGCCGAGCTGACCACCTTTATTCCCGGCCGCCACCTTGATGACGATGGCAACATCCTCGTCCGCTACGAGAACGGCGTGAAGGGCATCATCTACGCGTCGCAGGTTTCCAGCGGCGATGAGAACAACCTCAACATCCGCGTTTACGGCACGGAAGGTTCGATCGAGTGGCACCAGGAGCACCCGAACGAACTGGTGGTGAAGTGGCTCGACAAGCCCCGCGAGACCTGGCGTCGCGGCAATACCTACAATGGTCCCGAGGCTGGCGGCGTCACGCGCCTGCCTTTCGGCCACCCGGAAGCCTTCATCGAGGCTTTCGCGAACGTTTACCTCGCCGCAAGCGAAGCCATCCGCGACGAGATCCAAGGCAAGTTCCCGCGTCCGGAAGGCTACGACTTCCCGACCGTGGATGATGGTGTCGCCGGCATGGCCTTCATCGAGGCGGCTGTCGCTTCCTCGAAAAACAATGCAGCATGGACCAAACCCGGTGCGTAG
- a CDS encoding SGNH/GDSL hydrolase family protein, with translation MTRLLSIIIAALLGISGVAAAAPLRVLAIGDSMTEEYAYEFPFSAPESQPTNANTRSWPELLRIFRPTEASLGPLEATGGSYLDLRNAGHEWNFGIPGMTMIFWKNLLYNTPSDDKDEKVLKFGYGLTRDALEDEIGVAQVVVILLGANDLKKEYNDLFNNTEDPEFLTELVSTYLNHIHAWVRILRPNVPIIVCTVPDVGATPQISGTYNIPAKQASTRAKIAAFNQAVITWAAGKNPAPTIARLDRLTDRLFDEHPFQLNGTVFNITPHPENPPTSIFCRDGFHVATMAQALIANEIMVAINAKLGTNLTPFSNREILQNLLGLNPDQPYLTWVSGAGLPGSAMNADPDHDGLPNVLEFAMGTPPGSFSRPLTGSFAPGRSLSWRPDPLGLRFANLIPQESTNLTTWTPVPPARTQTAGDGTVSVTPAAGSKGFVRLQATPKP, from the coding sequence ATGACTCGTCTACTCTCCATCATTATTGCCGCTCTCCTTGGAATATCGGGAGTCGCGGCAGCGGCTCCCTTACGAGTGCTGGCGATTGGCGACAGCATGACGGAGGAGTATGCCTACGAATTCCCGTTCTCCGCGCCGGAATCCCAGCCCACCAATGCCAATACCCGGAGTTGGCCGGAGCTGCTGCGGATCTTCCGTCCGACTGAAGCCAGCCTAGGCCCTTTGGAGGCCACCGGCGGAAGCTACCTTGATCTGCGGAATGCCGGGCACGAGTGGAACTTCGGGATTCCCGGGATGACGATGATCTTCTGGAAGAACCTGCTCTACAACACGCCCTCGGATGACAAGGACGAGAAGGTGCTGAAGTTCGGGTATGGCCTGACTCGCGATGCTCTCGAAGATGAAATCGGCGTCGCCCAGGTGGTGGTGATCCTGTTAGGAGCGAACGACCTCAAGAAGGAATACAACGACCTCTTCAACAACACGGAGGACCCTGAATTCCTAACGGAATTGGTGAGCACCTACCTCAACCACATCCATGCCTGGGTGAGGATCCTCCGCCCCAACGTTCCTATTATCGTCTGCACTGTGCCAGATGTCGGGGCGACTCCGCAGATCTCAGGCACCTATAATATCCCCGCCAAACAGGCGAGCACGCGGGCCAAGATCGCGGCCTTCAATCAGGCAGTCATCACGTGGGCAGCCGGCAAGAATCCCGCTCCCACCATCGCGCGACTCGACCGCTTGACCGACCGGCTTTTCGACGAGCATCCCTTCCAACTCAATGGAACCGTCTTCAACATCACACCTCACCCGGAGAATCCTCCGACGAGCATTTTCTGTCGCGACGGCTTCCACGTGGCAACCATGGCGCAGGCGCTGATCGCCAACGAAATCATGGTGGCGATCAATGCCAAGCTCGGCACCAATCTAACGCCGTTCTCGAACCGCGAGATCCTGCAAAACCTGCTCGGGCTGAATCCCGATCAACCCTACCTGACCTGGGTTTCCGGAGCGGGGCTACCGGGGTCCGCCATGAACGCCGACCCCGACCACGATGGCCTGCCCAATGTGCTGGAGTTCGCCATGGGCACTCCGCCGGGATCCTTCAGCCGTCCGCTCACTGGCAGCTTCGCACCGGGACGATCGCTCTCGTGGCGGCCCGATCCCTTGGGGCTGCGTTTCGCGAACCTGATTCCCCAAGAGTCCACCAACCTGACGACATGGACGCCGGTCCCACCGGCCCGAACGCAAACGGCGGGCGACGGAACAGTGTCCGTCACGCCCGCCGCGGGGTCGAAGGGATTTGTGCGATTGCAAGCGACGCCGAAGCCTTAG